Part of the Schistocerca cancellata isolate TAMUIC-IGC-003103 chromosome 9, iqSchCanc2.1, whole genome shotgun sequence genome is shown below.
gttattgttccagagatattttgggtggacaagatagctgggacaccctgtatattagttatAGAATCGTTGCGCCAGCGGAGTGGAGGTATGAGTTGCTCCGGAATGTGTGTGTGCGGAGCGGGGTGTGCTTCATGCAAGTTCTTGGAGCGCAGGTCGTGAGGGTTTCGGGTGCTTGTACCTGAATGCTGACGTCAGTGAAATATGACATGCGTGCAAACTGCAGTCGAGTCTCACTCCTACGTATGCAGGCGGGGGACCACTCAGTGGGACTTGCGCAGGGGGGTGGGGTGCTTCATGCAAAATTTGCagaagaataggggggggggggggccatggGTCCCTACCATCCCCTCCCCGGTATGGCTATGGAGACAAGGAAATGCTGATGCTATCACTAGCGAAATATGACATGCTCAGTAGCATGAGATATCCTCGAATATGTAGTTGCCTCCTTGCCAGGGAGACAAAATGGATGCTCATTTAAGTGCCAGAAGATTGCCTAGGACTCCATCTTGCCAATGAGTGATGAAGTAGTCGCCATGTTTGATGACTTCTTTTCAACAGTTTGCAAAATGGAATACTAAAGTTTATCACTCGTAAACCCAGAATGAGCCGAAAGCTATTCAAGTAAAATTTAAAGAAGATGCAACATGTAAAGTCAGACTAGCTAGTCCCTTCTCTTTCACTTACAACATTGCGTCGCATTATACCAAATTTTCCTTATCTAAAACATTCAATTCTAATTTTGGTACGTCTGACATTGAGATGAAGTGTCATTCTCTGTTTTTACCGGTTTTGTCCTCCCATTTTCAGTTAGATAAGATACGTGAAGCAagtaacaataacaaatatataaCACACATACATTTTTTACCGTGCCCACGCTGGGCGCCTAAATACCGCCTTGTACCTCAATTTTTACCTTCTGTTTttagttaatttttataaaatatctAGATATAAACGTATCATTATAAGATGGGTAACCACTTAATTACTGCAGAAGGAGCCAGTGTCTGACTCAGGCAAAGACAGACTACATCAGAGATGTGGAGTCCGTTCTATTCTCTGTTGATCTTCATTTACTTCAAAGGCAAATAGCAGGGtgccactgaagaaggaatggcgtTTAGATGTgtttttcgattttccagtttattAATCTGTGGACTACAACCAGGATTGCTAATTCTTCTTATCCGAAATGCTGCGACAAAAAATGAGACAGCCTAATACTATTGTGAGtgctttttaattaattatttatttattttttttgttttgtgaagatgTGTATTGCTTTTCTTGGGCTGCACATGTACTACACATTTTCCGCCATTCTCATATAACATTAActgataagtttcctttaatttacgtctatgggcacaaactttttgttaacagattagtggtttcggtctataatgaccatcatctgatctgcagctaaaaacagggaaaaaataaatgcactcgcagattgtctactgcctaaaaataataaatagaccataatgaaaggtACTACTGACATAtgtatgcatttgtgcgctttaagtatgaagaggcatacctgttttataaaaacaaagtcctaatgtactgcagccatagtggcatcggcaaatattaaatgcaaaatcagcaccagaatagtgaaatatatataaatatgatATGAACGAGTCATGTTGTCAATAGCACTAcggtactgttcaaaacaagctgccgtacagtagccacaagatgtttttgTTGTAAGTttaccagatgtcgctaatgtcggtatacactagttttcaatcactaattgaacagcgtaaaataaagggagatacaatagttgaagtctgtaatgggcttataacgtataaaaggcattacagtaataaaaagcgatgAAATAGAAGACGACAAAAGTCAGATTGTGAAAAAGAGGAAGACTTAAGAGACAGTAGTTGACATACGCTCAAGTTCCAATATTCTAGAAAATTATAAGTAATAAACACCTTTGATAGTGCACAGAATTATATttcaaaaactataaaacaaatcgctaaagaagccacaatgaaagaaaacacggtgccgcacataatcagcgccctctgttatcgctaacgccagaattacgcataggcgagaagtggttggaggaacgtgaccgccagagggcctctcgtaccctgcggcactccgttgcaaggaaagaatgataaaattcttcAACAGTGCATGAccaacaatgtcgcagcttgtgaaacattaACTGAGTTACTTTTCAGCAGCGTTTATTACTGTAGCATGCATATGCAACGTTCTTGAATGTCTCCAGAATTACTTAATGTCTATGGTGACAGAATTGTGGATGTAACCATGAATCTAGCTGGAGTAAAAGGAGGAGAAGAGAGAGTGCAGGTTATCATATTCGCAGATGATTCTGCGGTTGTAGCGGTAGAATTTTTAATGCACATGATTGACCTAAGAAGATGGGTAGCGTACAAAGGAAACATTAGGAAAAATAAATGCGTTACTGACAACACCAGTAGCAGATATTGGTACAAGAAGAGAGTTTGTAAAATGACTTGTCTAGAGTGTAATAACATACGttaagaaagaaggaagaacacaATTTTGAAAGCTTTGCAATATGCGGAGGACAAATGAATAGAAAGTAAGGCATGAAGGGGTATTTGACTGAGTTTAAGAAACTAGAATTTCTCTTATGTGTACCAGGAAGAGGAAAATGAAGGCGTTCGCACAAATTCTAAGAAAAAATTGTTTGAGAGAAAAAAATCACTGTAGGAAAAACAAGTGGGAAAAGAAGCATAGATAGAAGAGGATAGGCATACTGAAAGTTTTGTGCGTAGAAATAGCCTACTAACAACTAAAGGTATCGGCAAATAATTCTGCCTTTTAGGGAAAATGTTCTACTAAACTCTGTAGTTTGACTGATTAGTATATGTTGATGATGACGCTCCGTGGAGTTCTTGTTGGCTATAAGCATGTTCCCATGCTTTATCGCTAttgatttttgtgtgttaatactgAATTAATGTAAGCCTTGATAGTAGTGGAAGGGATATTCTTTTTACAAAAGTTTCACGAGATTGTATGTTAATAATGATCTATTAAAGAATTTTAATAGTTGGGACTTTTTGTGTATGTAGTTTCCATCCAGATGGACAGGGCTAGATATTGTTCAACACTAGATTCTTTTCTGCTCAGGAGGGGTTCCTAGCTGCCAaagtttgttattcattattacttACAATGTTGTCTCGTCTCTTAGGGCAGCTTCCTTATAGCTGGCAACACATCAGGCCTACTTTGTCTCCACAGTGACTCCTTACATTTCAATTTCCTTTCCCCAATACCAATAAAGGTAACCACACAACAGAACTTACGTATAAACGTTCTGGCAAGTTACTGGCACGTACTGTAATTTCTCAATTTCTTAAAATATCTTCGAGAACGCTGTTCTCTTTCATTCTTACAGTTCCGTGTTATTTGAAAGCTATGTACTGTAACAACTGTCGTACACTTAATAATCACATTTCCGTCAGAATTTGAGGTGAATCTATCGCTTTGTTTGTGTCTTACatagtaaattatcagtattaacatTGTCATACAAAGACTAACTGCGTAAGtccagaaaaataaaagtaaataagtcGAAATAATGCTTTGATATCATTAAATGTATATTTGTCATTTATTACACGTAGCACCATAACTCGTCTTGTTTAAGAGAAACGGGATAAATCTTCTGTAGCAATAGATACACTGTTGTTGTTCGGCGTTATTTGTCTGTGGAGATACTCTAGAAATTTGGCAACCTAAAATATTAGCACACGTTGCACATACTTTACATACAGTCCACGAGCTGCAATAAATGCATTTAGGGCGAAAATACGGTAACTTCGATTATTATGAAGGAATGAAAGGGACGCACAGACTGTTACACAACAAAACGAGACGTAATTTTTTTATATCACTAAACATCAGTTCCAATTTATTTATCGCAGCACGAACGCAGTGGgtggtttctattatttagtttgattGACGTTTGTTTGCATTACGTAACTCAACGGGCCAACGTGCAAATAAACATGAATTATTCACccacaacatttttaattattactCGACAATTTAAAACTTACCGCTATAATTGCAATTTGTGCCGCTGTAGGTACATATAAAAGGCTGCTTTCAGCGTAAGTATCGCTACGGGGTGACTGGGCTGCTTAATCGTCTAGGAGTTCTTGTCTGTATACATTAACTTATTGTAACCTGGTGGATTTCGAACTCAGTGTTTGCTATTCTCAGTGTGTAACGGGCCGATAGGCATCGAGCGTTGGGTGATTCGTGTTACTATGAAGGCAGACATGCAACAAATAAGGCCAGAGAACATGGAAAGAACAGTAGCTTGGACCGAGAGCGGTGAGTCCGTTCTCAGATTTAACATCCGCCACCTGTGGTTCTTCGGTCTGTGGCCCCTTTATGAATCGCGGATGTTCCACATTTACACTGCCTACGGCTTCTCTCTGGGCGTCTGGAACGTAGTGGAAGGTGCACTGGCTGCGTACTTCACGTGGGGAGATATGGAGCAAACGACGCTGGTGCTCATGGCCATTTCCACCAACTGCAACGGTCTCGTTAAAATGGGCTTCTTCCTGTGGGACAGGCGCCTGTACTACTCTCTGGTGCGACGGGTGGACGCGTTGATGTCGCTACAGAGCGAGTTCTGCTGCCAGGAATCTGTCCTCTGGAACATCCTGCGCGGCTCGGAGAGGCGCGCTTTTCGCCTCACGCTGGGCATGTTGCTCTTCATGTTCTCGCAGTGCTTCATATGGTTCCCCATGCCGCTGGTTGCTCATACCGAAGAGCGGCGCTTGCCCTTCGCTCAACACGTGTGGGACAACAACACTGGAAACTACGAACTCTCGTACTTCGCCCAGTGCGCTGCTGGTTTGTGGATGACCCAGATCAGCTTCGGCATGGACTGTCTCTTCGCATCGGTCATGATTCTGTTGGCCGCGCAGTTAGAGATCGTCGCAGAACGTATTATGGGGATCAGAGTCGAAGCCAGCACGCCGATGAAGGAGAAAGCCGAGGGCTACAAACAGAGTTCAACGGCGAAACACGCAGATACAATGTACAGAGATATCTGCCTCTGCATCGAGAGTCACCAAAAAGTTCTCAGGTACGTAATGGCAGCGCGTAGTACTTTGCATCATGGAAACATGTATATTACTCTAGTTGACGCTATCAAGAGTACTGCGAGCTACATTTTTATCATTGTTGGGATGTAGGATGAGCATAACTTATGTATGTTTCGTTTCGGCTAGAACATTACCGTATCTCccaccccccctgccccccccccccatttccacaCCAAGTGCATAGATTTTGATGATAATAAACGAGACATTATTCACTGTAGCATCCAGTCACCTATAAACTGAGCGTTTACATGTGTATATgattatttaaaatggttcaaatggctctaagcactatggggcttaacatctgaggtcatcagtcccctagacttataactacttaaacctaacgacatcacacacatccatgcccaaggcaggattcgaacccgagaccgtagcaacagcgcggttacggactgaaatgtccgccgctcgtggtctcgcggtagcgttctcgctccccgagcacggggtcccgggttcgattcccggcggggtcagggattttcagctgcctcgagatgactgggtgtttgtgttgtcctcatcatttcatcatcatccaggaaagtggcgaaattggactgagcaaaggttgggaaattgtacgggcgctgataaccacgcagttgagcgccccacaaaccaaacatcatcatcatcatcatcacacggaCTGAAACGattagaaacgctcggtcacagcggccggctatgattaTTTATTTTGAGTCTGGACAAAGATGTACAACATTagcgtgtgtacacacacactcacacacacacgcaaacacacacacacacacacacacacacacacacacacacacacacacgcgcacacacacacacacacacacacacacacaccacttgtgACGAAACTCTATGATCCGAATCCGGTGATACAgataaagatatttcatttccaAAAGGCGTGGTATGCTGACATGTTGCAAGTATAAGgtgcagtaaaatgaaaatgagacagatggaattaacgtttgtaaactgtttattatttcaaaaataatgacCATAACTGTTAGTACATCTATCGCAATGGgaaacaagacggtcagtgccttcctggaaaaatgtttgcggttgtctaaaGAACCATGACTGCGTTGTGACAAAACT
Proteins encoded:
- the LOC126101335 gene encoding odorant receptor Or2-like, which produces MQQIRPENMERTVAWTESGESVLRFNIRHLWFFGLWPLYESRMFHIYTAYGFSLGVWNVVEGALAAYFTWGDMEQTTLVLMAISTNCNGLVKMGFFLWDRRLYYSLVRRVDALMSLQSEFCCQESVLWNILRGSERRAFRLTLGMLLFMFSQCFIWFPMPLVAHTEERRLPFAQHVWDNNTGNYELSYFAQCAAGLWMTQISFGMDCLFASVMILLAAQLEIVAERIMGIRVEASTPMKEKAEGYKQSSTAKHADTMYRDICLCIESHQKVLSFVAHLQDTMSPIAMTQFTFAVLVICFGLFQATYSEDFSAVLKCASFLPIPCGQVYLYCWAANNVTMQAEAVMMAAYSCSWVEASGRFKRVLRILISRAQKPLVLTAGHLYPIDREAFLSLVNASYSYYALLSQMNNR